A single region of the Salvia miltiorrhiza cultivar Shanhuang (shh) chromosome 8, IMPLAD_Smil_shh, whole genome shotgun sequence genome encodes:
- the LOC130997615 gene encoding uncharacterized protein LOC130997615, with protein sequence MASESSAQYIHKIQHLIEECIVFNLNKEECMDALSKHANIKPVITSTVWKELEKENKEFFEAYAKRREERGASQTETSERIHTTLLDSSKKDDNNGQ encoded by the exons ATGGCATCCGAATCCTCTGCACAGTACATCCACAag ATACAACACCTGATTGAAGAGTGCATAGTATTCAACTTGAACAAAGAGGAATGCATGGATGCTCTCTCCAAACATGCAAATATCAAGCCTGTTATTACTTCTACCG TGTGGAAGGAGCTGGAGAAAGAGAACAAGGAGTTCTTCGAGGCATACGCGAAGCGAAGAGAAGAAAGAGGCGCATCACAAACTGAGACAAGTGAAAGAATCCACACTACACTTTTGGATTCTTCCAAGAAAGATGACAACAATGGTCAATGA